A genome region from Erigeron canadensis isolate Cc75 chromosome 3, C_canadensis_v1, whole genome shotgun sequence includes the following:
- the LOC122594264 gene encoding enoyl-[acyl-carrier-protein] reductase [NADH], chloroplastic-like, translating into MTTTTTSMHIALANPLSFHKISKSGVANFSRDFSGSSCSKFKSSRYVSSIQLLSDKNVKSSSLRFGKMTTKAMSDSNDRKPLPGLPIDLRGKTAFIAGMADDNGYGWAIAKSLAAAGAEILVGTWVPAFNIFKTSLERGKFDESRVLPDGSLMNITKVYPLDAIYDTPEDVPMDVKSNRRYAGCSKWTIKEVAESVKEDVGRIDILVHSLANGPEVTKRLLQTSRFGYLAAISASSYSLISLLKHFFPIMNPGSASISLTYMASERIIPTYGGGMSSAKAALESDTRMLAFDAGRKQGIRVNTISAGTLRSRAAKAIGPIDQYINYALENAPLQKELLAEEVGNAAAFLASPLASAITGTVLYVDNGLNAMGVRVDSPTLTDVDLS; encoded by the exons ATGACTACTACAACTACTAGTATGCACATTGCTTTAGCAAATCCCTTATCTTTccataaaatttcaaaatcgGGCGTTGCTAATTTCAGTAGAGACTTTAGTGGATCATCATGTTCAAAGTTTAAAAGCTCACGCTATGTTTCTTCGATACAGTTATTATCTGATAAGAATGTCAAATCTAGTTCTTTGAGATTTGGAAAGATGACCACAAAAGCAATGTCAGATTCTAATGACCGAAAACCTCTTCCAGGGCTGCCAATTGATCTAAGAG GAAAGACAGCATTCATTGCTGGTATGGCTGATGATAATGGATATGGTTGGGCAATAGCAAAATCTCTAGCTGCTGCTGGTGCTGAGATTCTTGTTGGCACATGGGTCCCA GCATTCAACATATTCAAAACTAGTCTTGAAAGGGGGAAGTTTGACGAATCACGTGT attgcCAGATGGATCTTTGATGAATATTACTAAAGTGTACCCCTTAGATGCCATCTATGATACACCTGAAGATGTTCCCATGGAT GTAAAATCTAATAGGCGTTATGCAGGTTGCTCAAAGTGGACCATTAAG GAAGTAGCTGAATCCGTAAAAGAGGATGTTGGCAGAATCGACATTCTTGTGCATTCATTAGCCAATGGACCTGAG GTTACCAAACGTCTCTTACAAACATCAAGATTTGGGTATCTGGCTGCCATCTCAGCATCAAGTTATTCTTTGATATCTTTGCTGAAACATTTTTTCCCAATAATGAACCCAG GCAGTGCTTCAATTTCTCTGACCTACATGGCTTCTGAAAGGATCATTCCAAC CTACGGTGGAGGTATGAGTTCAGCCAAGGCTGCTTTGGAGAGTGACACAAGA ATGTTGGCATTTGATGCCGGAAGAAAACAAGGAATCCGAGTGAATACAATTTCAGCAG GAACACTAAGAAGTCGTGCTGCCAAAGCGATCGGGCCCATTGATCAGTATATCAATTATGCATTAGAGAATGCGCCGCTGCAAAAAGAACTATTAGCAG AGGAGGTCGGAAATGCTGCTGCTTTTCTTGCATCACCGCTGGCTTCAGCCATCACGGGGACAGTGTTGTATGTGGATAATGGTCTAAATGCAATGGGCGTTCGAGTTGATAGCCCTACACTTACAGATGTTGATTTATCATAA